One Sphingomonas limnosediminicola DNA segment encodes these proteins:
- a CDS encoding tyrosine recombinase XerC, which produces MADEPGELNRHPASALAARWAGYLQHDRRRSVHTVRAYVATAHRLIEFLGEHRGGEIGSAELLDLAPTDLRAFLAQRRAGGLSAASAARELSGVRAFIKFAAEQAGSHALPPRTRAPKRPRTLPRPAAPDEAMELAENALEAASAPWIGARDLAILLLLYGAGLRVAEALSLTARVLPLGATLRVTGKRNKARIVPVVPAVKEAIEAYVAQCPYPLSGDARLFVGARGGPLNPDLVRRSVAAARRRLGLPETLTPHALRHSFATHLLARGADLRAIQELLGHASLSSTQIYTAVDAARLLDVYRHAHPRA; this is translated from the coding sequence GTGGCTGACGAACCCGGAGAGCTGAACCGACATCCGGCAAGTGCGCTTGCGGCGCGCTGGGCCGGCTATCTGCAGCATGACCGCCGCCGATCGGTGCACACAGTCCGCGCCTACGTCGCGACTGCACATCGGCTGATTGAATTCCTTGGCGAGCATCGCGGAGGCGAGATTGGAAGCGCCGAACTGCTCGATCTCGCACCCACCGACTTGCGCGCTTTTCTTGCGCAGCGCCGGGCAGGAGGGCTTAGCGCAGCATCGGCGGCGCGCGAGCTTTCGGGCGTACGCGCTTTCATAAAGTTCGCAGCGGAGCAGGCCGGTAGCCATGCGTTGCCGCCGCGTACGCGAGCGCCCAAGCGTCCGCGAACCTTGCCGCGACCAGCGGCGCCGGACGAAGCGATGGAACTCGCCGAGAATGCGTTGGAAGCGGCCAGCGCCCCGTGGATCGGTGCGCGCGATCTCGCGATTCTGTTGCTGCTTTACGGTGCTGGGCTGCGCGTCGCGGAAGCGCTCTCGCTGACGGCGCGTGTGCTACCGCTCGGTGCGACGCTCCGCGTCACCGGCAAGCGAAACAAGGCGCGCATCGTGCCCGTCGTACCGGCAGTGAAGGAGGCGATCGAGGCCTACGTCGCTCAATGCCCTTATCCGCTGAGCGGCGATGCGCGCTTGTTCGTCGGTGCGCGGGGAGGGCCGCTGAATCCGGACTTGGTGCGCCGTTCCGTTGCGGCTGCGCGCCGGCGCCTGGGTCTGCCCGAAACCCTAACGCCGCACGCCCTGCGCCATAGCTTTGCCACCCATCTGCTTGCGCGTGGCGCTGACTTGCGGGCCATCCAGGAATTGCTTGGCCATGCTAGCCTTTCGTCCACCCAGATTTATACGGCGGTGGACGCGGCGCGCCTGCTTGACGTTTATCGCCACGCCCACCCCCGCGCCTGA
- a CDS encoding DUF484 family protein produces MATVIPFEERAVAHLRDRLGAVEEANQDLLAFARGHSGAVSSIHTAVLAAIEAEGVDGLLHVVTQEWPLILGIDAVALSLIVGDRGFRADGSGVQFVDPQILRRAISQVDGVEMRTVDRGHPLFGPACDLIRAEALVRIQCEPPLPVGLLALGQRQALSLDARHGSELLMFLGRSLAAMIRKWLTNPES; encoded by the coding sequence ATGGCTACGGTTATTCCCTTCGAAGAGCGGGCGGTCGCCCATCTGCGCGATCGCCTTGGCGCTGTCGAAGAGGCCAACCAGGACCTGCTTGCCTTCGCGCGCGGTCACTCGGGTGCGGTTTCGTCCATTCACACCGCCGTTCTCGCCGCGATTGAGGCGGAGGGCGTCGACGGGTTGCTGCACGTGGTGACGCAGGAATGGCCGCTGATCCTCGGCATCGATGCCGTGGCACTGTCCCTGATCGTCGGTGACCGCGGCTTCCGCGCCGACGGATCCGGCGTCCAGTTCGTCGATCCGCAGATCCTCCGTCGCGCCATAAGCCAAGTCGATGGCGTCGAGATGCGCACGGTCGATCGCGGCCATCCGCTGTTCGGTCCTGCGTGCGACCTCATCCGCGCCGAAGCGCTGGTTCGCATTCAATGTGAGCCGCCGCTGCCGGTTGGATTGCTGGCGCTCGGCCAGCGGCAGGCGCTTAGCCTGGACGCACGCCACGGATCGGAATTGCTCATGTTCCTAGGGCGAAGCCTTGCGGCTATGATCCGCAAGTGGCTGACGAACCCGGAGAGCTGA
- a CDS encoding Flp family type IVb pilin, translating to MIKFLKLIKNEKGATAIEYGLIAALIAVAAIGAMTSVGNKLNTTFNNVSNSLK from the coding sequence ATGATCAAGTTTCTGAAGCTCATTAAGAACGAGAAGGGCGCGACCGCCATCGAGTACGGCCTGATTGCGGCCCTCATCGCCGTTGCGGCGATCGGCGCGATGACCAGCGTCGGCAACAAGCTGAACACGACGTTCAACAACGTCTCGAACAGCCTCAAGTAA
- a CDS encoding Flp family type IVb pilin, whose amino-acid sequence MSKFLKLIKNEEGATAIEYGLIAALIAVAAIGAMTSVGNKLNTTFNNVSNSLK is encoded by the coding sequence ATGAGCAAGTTTCTCAAGCTGATTAAGAACGAAGAAGGCGCGACCGCCATCGAATACGGTCTGATTGCGGCCCTCATCGCTGTTGCGGCGATCGGCGCGATGACCAGCGTCGGCAACAAGCTGAACACGACGTTCAACAACGTCTCGAACAGCCTCAAGTAA
- a CDS encoding enoyl-CoA hydratase produces MSEHVRVEKNDGVLAITLARPERRNAITVAMYATLAEAIEGAASDDDVRVITIRGEGRDFAAGNDLADFLTALPRDTTEIPVWRLLRVLAENQVPLVAAVHGNCVGIGTTFLLHCDLVIAATSARFSMPFVDLALVPEAASSLLLPRLAGRRGAARYLLLGEPFGADEALSIGVASHVVEPAALESALADIVKRVLAKPPEALRATQKLLRHRTRDEIVERMQLESQQFAERLESAEAKQAITAFFESRGKRPD; encoded by the coding sequence GTGAGCGAGCACGTCCGCGTAGAGAAGAACGATGGCGTCCTTGCGATTACGCTCGCGCGGCCGGAACGTCGCAATGCAATCACGGTCGCCATGTACGCTACCCTCGCCGAAGCGATCGAGGGCGCAGCCTCCGATGACGATGTTCGAGTCATTACGATTCGGGGCGAAGGGCGAGACTTTGCTGCCGGCAACGATCTCGCCGACTTCCTGACCGCGCTTCCGCGCGACACGACCGAAATTCCGGTTTGGCGGCTGTTGCGCGTCCTTGCCGAGAACCAGGTGCCGCTGGTTGCCGCCGTGCACGGCAATTGCGTGGGCATCGGCACGACCTTCCTGCTTCACTGCGACCTCGTGATCGCGGCGACAAGCGCGCGCTTCTCGATGCCGTTCGTCGACCTGGCGCTGGTGCCGGAAGCGGCGAGCTCGTTGCTCCTGCCCAGGCTCGCCGGTCGGCGGGGCGCAGCTCGTTACTTGCTGCTGGGAGAGCCATTTGGTGCGGATGAAGCGCTGTCGATCGGCGTCGCCAGCCACGTGGTCGAACCCGCGGCGCTAGAGTCGGCGCTCGCCGATATCGTCAAACGCGTGCTGGCAAAGCCGCCGGAAGCCCTTCGGGCAACGCAGAAGCTTTTGCGCCATCGCACGCGCGATGAAATCGTCGAGCGGATGCAACTGGAAAGTCAGCAATTCGCCGAGCGCCTGGAGTCAGCTGAAGCGAAGCAGGCGATCACTGCCTTCTTCGAAAGCCGCGGCAAGCGGCCCGATTAG
- a CDS encoding TadE/TadG family type IV pilus assembly protein, protein MKFRRSITRNEEGVAAIEMAFALPVLIVMIWMFVQLAQVYRAMAGIQQALGEGARFATLCQTPGPSGCVTPSAADVKQKIQDTVYGIGPGTFTVSDPTTGTAAVDGSNYYDLTVRYQQPTTLLLFPGPNIDVSRSKRVWIAGAAS, encoded by the coding sequence ATGAAGTTTCGCCGCTCGATCACTCGCAACGAAGAGGGCGTTGCCGCCATTGAGATGGCGTTCGCGCTGCCGGTCCTGATCGTCATGATCTGGATGTTCGTTCAACTCGCCCAGGTTTATCGAGCGATGGCCGGCATCCAGCAGGCACTTGGCGAAGGAGCGCGCTTCGCAACACTTTGCCAGACGCCGGGTCCGAGTGGCTGCGTGACACCGAGCGCAGCCGACGTGAAGCAGAAAATCCAGGACACGGTCTACGGCATCGGACCCGGGACATTCACGGTTTCGGATCCCACGACCGGGACGGCCGCGGTCGACGGAAGTAATTACTACGATCTGACCGTTCGCTACCAGCAGCCGACCACGCTCTTGCTTTTCCCCGGTCCCAACATCGACGTCAGCCGCTCCAAGCGCGTCTGGATCGCGGGCGCGGCCTCCTAA
- a CDS encoding TadE family protein produces MMTRPRYQIARDERGAAVIELALVAPVLALMVIGIIDMSNAFSRKLALEQGAQRAIERIMQTTGNDTVENTLKSEVQCQVNGTVTNSTSCKSTPVALSDVTVTYKLECTTAAGAITAQSSTDPVAFDALTCGTGGPFTEARYIEVIVNDKYTPMFPVHFSFINADGTYHLSATAGMRTQ; encoded by the coding sequence ATGATGACGCGCCCGAGGTATCAGATTGCACGCGACGAACGCGGCGCGGCGGTTATCGAGTTGGCCTTGGTGGCGCCGGTGCTCGCGCTGATGGTCATCGGCATCATCGACATGAGCAACGCGTTCAGCCGTAAGCTCGCGCTCGAACAAGGCGCCCAGCGCGCAATCGAACGCATCATGCAGACTACGGGCAACGACACCGTCGAAAATACGCTGAAGTCCGAAGTTCAGTGCCAGGTCAATGGCACGGTAACCAACTCGACGAGTTGCAAGTCGACTCCGGTCGCGCTGAGCGATGTGACGGTGACGTACAAACTCGAGTGCACGACCGCTGCGGGCGCGATCACCGCTCAATCCAGCACTGACCCCGTTGCATTCGATGCTCTTACGTGCGGGACCGGCGGTCCGTTCACCGAAGCTCGCTACATCGAGGTCATCGTGAACGATAAGTACACGCCGATGTTTCCGGTCCACTTCTCGTTTATTAATGCCGACGGCACCTATCACCTGTCCGCGACGGCAGGCATGAGGACGCAATGA
- a CDS encoding pilus assembly protein TadG-related protein: MIAFFGKLWRNNRGNTLAIAAAAMPLFIGAAGLATDTIQWTLWKRQLQRAADSAAIAGVYNREDASGATTTTKAAVDHDLGLNLHSFYALKSSATDYPDCSNKCKVEFPTDTTYSYNAVKVTIAIQQPLTFSSFFMSTAPTITAVSTAAAIAAGGDACVEALETNSGKTGITNNGNTDIYMPDCVMFSNSPSANSASAGGSSKVNALAVAAVGGIAQSKNWTVGSYRPYSPKLPDPFAKVNPDPADMNCTTDALDDGMTAAKFKSYAAGTNCFSSLSVRSNKSLNLDSVIGAGTKTIYINGGGVDFQGDFTCTSCTIVMTNKDPSQTATIGGMDANAKANINVTAPDKNCGCTFKGIAFYQDRRATDSATNKINGGSGSAIIGAVYFPSQELWYNGNGTTAAICTMIVSRRVTFIGNSTVSNKFKKLSDCADVGLPSSSTIRYVRLVG, translated from the coding sequence ATGATCGCCTTCTTCGGAAAATTGTGGCGGAACAATCGTGGCAACACGCTCGCCATCGCGGCGGCGGCCATGCCGCTGTTCATCGGCGCGGCCGGCCTGGCCACGGACACGATCCAGTGGACCCTGTGGAAGCGCCAGCTTCAGCGCGCGGCGGACTCGGCAGCGATTGCCGGCGTTTATAACCGCGAGGATGCGAGCGGTGCGACGACCACCACAAAGGCTGCAGTAGATCACGACCTCGGCCTCAACTTGCACAGCTTCTATGCGTTGAAATCGAGCGCGACGGATTATCCGGACTGCAGCAACAAATGTAAGGTCGAATTCCCGACCGACACGACCTATTCCTACAATGCGGTCAAGGTCACGATCGCGATCCAGCAGCCGCTGACCTTCAGCTCCTTCTTCATGAGCACGGCTCCGACGATCACGGCCGTATCCACGGCCGCGGCGATCGCGGCCGGAGGCGATGCGTGCGTTGAGGCGCTTGAGACGAATTCCGGTAAGACCGGGATTACGAACAACGGCAATACTGACATTTACATGCCCGATTGCGTCATGTTCTCGAACTCGCCGTCGGCAAACTCTGCCAGTGCGGGTGGTAGTTCGAAAGTCAATGCGCTCGCGGTGGCAGCGGTCGGCGGCATTGCTCAATCGAAGAATTGGACGGTCGGATCCTATCGGCCCTATTCGCCGAAACTTCCGGATCCGTTCGCTAAGGTGAATCCCGATCCTGCAGACATGAACTGCACGACCGACGCCTTGGACGATGGCATGACCGCGGCGAAGTTTAAGAGCTACGCCGCAGGCACGAATTGCTTTTCGTCGCTCTCGGTCAGGTCGAACAAGTCCCTGAATCTCGATAGCGTCATCGGAGCTGGGACGAAGACGATTTACATCAATGGTGGTGGTGTCGACTTCCAGGGCGATTTCACGTGCACCAGCTGCACGATCGTTATGACCAATAAGGATCCTTCGCAGACCGCAACAATCGGTGGCATGGACGCGAATGCCAAGGCCAACATCAATGTTACGGCCCCTGACAAGAACTGCGGCTGCACCTTCAAGGGCATCGCATTCTATCAGGATCGTCGTGCGACAGATTCCGCGACGAACAAGATCAATGGTGGTTCCGGTTCAGCGATCATCGGCGCCGTGTATTTCCCGAGCCAAGAGCTCTGGTACAATGGCAACGGTACGACTGCGGCGATTTGCACCATGATCGTATCGCGCCGGGTCACGTTCATCGGAAACAGCACCGTCTCGAACAAGTTCAAGAAACTTTCGGACTGCGCTGACGTCGGTCTGCCTTCGAGCAGCACGATCCGCTACGTAAGGCTCGTCGGATGA
- a CDS encoding toxic anion resistance protein, with product MATEPAAETTATKLKLEPPEVLQPVAPAEASGLVPLKAEETTELDKRVAQFVDELSTLDSNSPEFGKKVDQLTAMGRKEISEAAGASNRFLDRPVKAIDKDSGIGADLTELRRTVEALDPKEATKTKKLLGIIPFGNRVDRYFDKYRSSQTHISKILSSLANGKDELLMDNAAIDTERANLWKTMHRLEQMVHISKSLDQRLEDKANELDATEPAKAKAIRETALFYTRQRTTDLLTQMAVTVQGYLALDLVKKNNVELVKGVDRASTTTVAALRTAVTVAQAMTNQKLVLEQVNALNTTTAGMIDSTGEMLRTQTAAIHEQAASSTIPLETLQRAFQNIYDTMDQIDQFKVHALGNMKQTVETLGKEVEKSKGYIARAEGVNQGKLEGPASPFMPLEAK from the coding sequence ATGGCCACCGAACCGGCAGCAGAGACGACCGCGACCAAGCTCAAGCTCGAACCGCCTGAGGTGCTGCAGCCCGTCGCGCCGGCGGAAGCGTCCGGGCTCGTCCCCCTTAAGGCCGAGGAAACCACCGAGCTCGACAAGCGCGTCGCCCAGTTCGTCGATGAGCTGTCGACCCTCGATTCCAACAGCCCGGAATTCGGCAAGAAGGTCGACCAGCTGACCGCGATGGGCCGCAAAGAGATTTCCGAGGCCGCAGGCGCATCTAACCGCTTCCTCGACCGCCCGGTGAAGGCAATCGACAAGGACAGCGGCATCGGCGCCGATCTCACCGAGCTTCGCCGCACCGTCGAGGCGCTGGACCCCAAGGAAGCAACGAAGACGAAGAAGCTGCTTGGCATCATCCCGTTCGGCAATCGCGTTGACCGTTACTTCGACAAATATCGCAGCTCGCAGACCCATATCTCGAAGATCCTGAGCAGCCTGGCCAACGGCAAGGACGAGCTGCTTATGGACAATGCCGCGATCGACACCGAGCGCGCCAACCTTTGGAAGACGATGCACAGGCTCGAGCAGATGGTGCACATCTCCAAGAGCCTCGACCAACGCCTGGAGGACAAGGCCAACGAGTTGGACGCAACCGAGCCGGCCAAGGCAAAGGCGATCCGCGAGACCGCGCTCTTCTACACGCGCCAGCGCACGACCGACCTGCTGACGCAGATGGCGGTCACGGTGCAGGGCTACCTCGCGCTGGACCTCGTCAAGAAGAACAATGTCGAGCTGGTGAAGGGCGTCGATCGTGCTTCGACCACGACCGTAGCGGCGCTACGCACGGCCGTCACCGTCGCGCAGGCGATGACGAACCAGAAGCTCGTGCTGGAGCAAGTGAACGCGCTCAACACGACGACTGCCGGCATGATCGATTCCACCGGCGAGATGTTGCGCACGCAGACCGCGGCGATCCACGAGCAGGCGGCAAGCTCGACCATCCCGCTCGAGACGCTCCAGCGCGCTTTCCAGAACATCTACGACACGATGGACCAGATCGATCAATTCAAGGTCCACGCGCTCGGCAACATGAAGCAAACGGTCGAGACACTCGGCAAGGAAGTCGAGAAGTCGAAGGGTTACATTGCTCGCGCCGAGGGCGTGAACCAGGGCAAGCTCGAGGGCCCGGCCTCGCCATTCATGCCTCTTGAGGCGAAGTGA